The candidate division KSB1 bacterium genome has a segment encoding these proteins:
- a CDS encoding peptidylprolyl isomerase, giving the protein MSRRAALLTFVFAVLVLAGCARQSDPIVARVGNRVIRLSDFEQDFSRNRTPNYIKTTTFKERKDHLMSMVERTLKIADAYSRRYDRLPELVQPVEREMEQRLFSSYVEKKVVDRLVTEKELLDYWRKSSVQLRIRHILLVVPREADEGKEAEVRKRAWELRERIAKGESFFDVARNYSQDHMSSTKGGDLGFIRWGEGGYDEAFFEAAFALKQGELSTPVRTSRGYHILRVEDKQISGLGEYEQAKDRIKQQLLKGKQSELEKEYYRLAGELERKYKVQYDSTAMVAFVARLAAVAADTGAKRVGQEQDVERDQFYGLLPADHKMALAGYAGGSVTVGDMVNALRRYPARRQPRLSTVEIVKDWTSRLLWRDLMLKEARRERYHLEAEMKRARQQLLERAMLQRITDDMVRKRMNLTEEAAKAYFDSHQGDYKNPARAKVQEIFVSDRKQAEQLLRRIRAGESFSRLARQYTERTNVRNQDGLLGYISARQYGNVGQAALQMSVGQVSDIIPMGAKFSIIKVLDREEESPKSYEEAKYDVQRDLRRQEEERLKNKWLEGLRKRFRVTVYDEALRKAFANLFEE; this is encoded by the coding sequence ATGAGCAGACGTGCGGCGTTGCTAACGTTTGTTTTTGCAGTGCTTGTGTTGGCAGGGTGTGCGCGCCAATCCGACCCCATCGTGGCAAGGGTAGGAAACCGCGTCATAAGGCTCTCCGATTTCGAGCAAGACTTCTCCAGAAATAGGACGCCTAACTACATAAAAACCACGACTTTCAAAGAGCGTAAAGATCACCTCATGTCCATGGTCGAGCGCACCCTCAAGATCGCCGATGCCTACTCGCGGCGGTACGACAGGCTGCCGGAGCTGGTGCAGCCGGTGGAGCGCGAGATGGAGCAGCGCCTGTTCTCCTCGTACGTGGAGAAGAAGGTGGTCGACCGCTTGGTCACCGAGAAGGAGCTGCTGGATTACTGGCGAAAGAGCAGCGTGCAGCTGAGGATCCGCCACATCCTCTTGGTGGTGCCGCGCGAGGCCGACGAGGGCAAGGAAGCCGAGGTGAGAAAGCGGGCCTGGGAACTGCGGGAGCGCATAGCCAAAGGCGAGAGCTTTTTCGACGTGGCACGCAACTACTCGCAGGACCACATGAGCAGTACCAAGGGTGGGGACCTCGGATTCATCCGCTGGGGCGAAGGCGGCTACGATGAGGCGTTCTTCGAGGCGGCTTTTGCGCTGAAGCAAGGGGAGCTTTCCACGCCCGTTCGCACGAGCAGGGGCTATCACATTCTGCGCGTGGAGGACAAACAGATTTCCGGCCTCGGCGAATATGAGCAGGCGAAAGACAGGATCAAGCAGCAGCTCCTCAAGGGCAAGCAGTCGGAGCTGGAAAAGGAGTACTACCGCCTGGCCGGAGAGCTTGAGAGGAAGTACAAGGTGCAGTACGACTCCACCGCCATGGTGGCCTTTGTGGCGAGGCTCGCTGCGGTAGCAGCCGATACCGGCGCAAAGAGGGTGGGGCAGGAGCAGGACGTTGAGCGCGACCAGTTCTACGGTCTCTTGCCGGCAGATCACAAAATGGCCCTGGCCGGCTACGCGGGTGGCAGCGTGACCGTGGGCGATATGGTGAACGCCTTGCGCCGCTACCCGGCACGCCGGCAACCTCGCCTGAGCACGGTGGAGATTGTTAAGGACTGGACATCGCGCTTGCTTTGGCGGGACCTGATGCTCAAAGAGGCCAGGCGGGAGAGGTATCACCTCGAGGCGGAGATGAAGCGCGCCCGACAGCAGCTCCTGGAAAGGGCCATGTTGCAGCGCATCACCGACGACATGGTGCGCAAGCGCATGAACCTCACCGAGGAGGCCGCCAAGGCCTACTTCGACAGCCACCAGGGCGACTACAAGAATCCGGCGCGGGCCAAGGTGCAAGAGATCTTCGTGTCTGACCGCAAGCAGGCCGAGCAGCTGTTGCGCCGTATTCGCGCGGGGGAGAGTTTCTCGCGGCTCGCGCGCCAATATACTGAGCGCACCAACGTGCGCAATCAGGATGGTCTGCTCGGCTATATCTCCGCCCGCCAGTACGGCAATGTGGGACAGGCCGCCCTCCAGATGAGCGTTGGGCAGGTGTCGGATATCATCCCCATGGGGGCAAAGTTCTCCATCATCAAAGTACTGGACCGCGAGGAAGAGTCGCCCAAATCGTACGAAGAAGCCAAGTATGACGTGCAGCGCGACCTCCGCCGTCAGGAGGAAGAACGTTTGAAGAACAAGTGGTTGGAGGGACTGCGCAAGCGCTTCCGCGTCACGGTGTACGATGAGGCGCTGAGGAAGGCGTTCGCAAACCTATTCGAGGAATGA
- a CDS encoding peptidylprolyl isomerase — protein sequence MTRVQPLDGTVLRRMAAPLLVICLILPWIGCGPGRSGDQRVVARVGSAVLRIADVQAAFPDNPRLGISEAQVRSYVQRWINTELLAQEAKRRGLDRRPKVRRQLADLRREVLATALVESETAEGVTPTSEELRARYEKDAEAFRRSEDEYLLQEILVPSWQQATELRTRILNGESFEALAEQNSQASSARAGGSTGYLRRAQMAPEIAQQVPRAPLGKVLSPLKTEAGYYLVKVVDVKPAGSLREFAEVEGLLRERVLVEKMRERQRELVKRLRARQTVYVDFATLAQVLADSSRGIQ from the coding sequence ATGACTCGCGTGCAACCCCTGGACGGCACGGTGCTCCGCAGAATGGCGGCACCCCTCTTGGTGATCTGCCTGATCCTACCTTGGATCGGGTGTGGACCAGGGCGCTCAGGCGACCAACGCGTGGTCGCACGAGTGGGGAGCGCAGTGTTGCGCATCGCCGACGTGCAAGCCGCCTTTCCTGACAATCCTCGCCTGGGCATCTCCGAGGCTCAAGTGCGTTCCTATGTCCAGCGGTGGATCAACACAGAGCTGCTGGCGCAAGAGGCCAAGCGGCGAGGTCTGGATCGCCGCCCAAAGGTGAGACGGCAACTTGCCGACCTGCGCCGGGAAGTGCTGGCCACTGCCTTGGTGGAGAGCGAGACGGCAGAGGGGGTCACCCCCACCAGCGAAGAGCTGCGCGCCCGCTATGAGAAGGACGCTGAGGCTTTCCGCCGCTCAGAGGATGAGTATCTGCTGCAGGAGATCCTAGTTCCCAGCTGGCAACAGGCTACTGAGCTGCGCACGCGCATTCTGAACGGGGAGAGCTTCGAAGCCTTGGCGGAACAGAACTCGCAGGCATCGTCGGCGCGCGCAGGCGGCAGCACCGGCTATCTGCGGCGGGCACAGATGGCACCGGAAATCGCCCAGCAGGTCCCACGCGCACCCCTGGGAAAAGTGCTTTCCCCGCTAAAGACCGAGGCAGGATACTATCTCGTCAAGGTGGTGGACGTCAAGCCCGCAGGGAGCTTGCGCGAATTCGCAGAGGTGGAAGGTCTCCTTCGCGAGCGGGTGTTGGTGGAGAAGATGCGCGAGCGTCAGCGGGAGTTGGTGAAACGGCTGCGCGCACGCCAGACGGTGTATGTGGACTTTGCCACCCTAGCACAGGTGCTGGCTGACTCCAGCCGAGGCATACAGTGA